From the genome of Miscanthus floridulus cultivar M001 chromosome 10, ASM1932011v1, whole genome shotgun sequence, one region includes:
- the LOC136485095 gene encoding disease resistance protein BAK6-like, which produces MAAPRFAAATAVLGCLVALATLASCNTEGDILYKQRQAWEDPNNVLQSWDPTLVNPCTWFHITCNNDNSVIRVDLGNAGISGPLIPDLGGLVNLQYLELYDNILNGSIPATLGNLSNLVSLDLYSNLLTGAIPTTLGAISTLRYLRLYENNLTGSIPPSLGNLTRLEMLELQKNALNGGIPSSLGNIKTLQFLKLNANMLSGTLPLEVLSLVIAGNLTELNIAKNDLASTVRSSGLRVTAIIQDKLKTT; this is translated from the exons ATGGCAGCTCCTCGGTTTGCGGCGGCAACAGCAGTCCTCGGCTGCCTTGTTGCTCTTGCAACACTTGCAAGCTGCAACACTGAAG GTGACATACTGTACAAGCAAAGGCAGGCATGGGAGGACCCAAACAATGTGCTGCAGAGCTGGGATCCGACTCTTGTCAATCCCTGCACCTGGTTCCATATCACCTGCAACAACGATAACTCTGTCATCCGTGT GGATCTAGGGAACGCAGGCATCTCAGGCCCTCTGATTCCAGATCTGGGAGGACTTGTGAACCTCCAGTACCT TGAGCTGTACGACAACATCCTGAATGGTTCAATCCCAGCAACACTCGGAAATTTGTCAAATCTTGTCAGCTTGGATCTTTATAGTAACCTTCTCACTGGAGCCATACCAACTACACTTGGCGCCATCAGCACGCTGCGATACCT GAGGTTGTATGAGAACAACCTGACAGGGTCTATACCACCATCTTTGGGCAATCTGACGAGGCTTGAGATGTTGGAGCTGCAGAAGAATGCGCTGAATGGTGGAATTCCATCATCTCTCGGGAACATCAAAACATTGCAGTTCCT GAAGTTGAACGCGAATATGCTGAGCGGCACACTTCCATTGGAAGTCCTCTCTCTTGTCATTGCTGGGAATCTGACCGAGCT AAATATTGCAAAGAACGACTTGGCCAGCACTGTCAGATCATCAGGTTTAAGAG TGACTGCAATCATCCAGGACAAGCTGAAAACTACATGA